GCGCGTACAGCAGCCCGCCGAACCCGGCCTGCGCCTCGGCCTGGGCCCATCGTGCGTCCTGCTCGGACATGTCCGGGTGGAGCCGGTGGGCGCCGGGGCGCCGGTAGTACACAGACCGGATGTCGCCAAGGGACACGTCCCGGTGCTGACCGCGTAAGACGCCTTCCCACAGTGCGCCGTGAAGGCCGATTCTCGCCGCCACCGTCATGGCCTCCGGGAAGTCCCGGGGGTCGAGGCGGCACACGGGAACGGATCGCTCGTTGAGCTCCGCTATGACCAGGTCAGCGGTCGCATCTTGGGGCCGGGTCAGCACCAGGACGGTCATGATTCAGATCCCTCTGTCAGCCGACGTCAGTCCGTGTCGTTCTCGGTGTCGGTCGCCAGCTGGCTGTCCTCCCGGGTCTGCGTCGTGGTCGTCATCTGCGTCTTCATGCTCGGCTCGTTGATGAACGGCGCCCCGGCCGCGGTGACGCTGATCTGCCGCTCGGGGCAGAGGCGCAGGGCCGGCAGGGTGAGCGTCTCGTCGGCGACGGGGACGGCCTTGGTCAGCCCGAACGGCCTCGCGGTCTGGGTGCGGTCCATGGTCAGTGTCATGAGGTGTTCTCCATTCGTGTACGGATCTTCTGTGAGGGGACTCCGGCCCTCTCGATCCCCATCTCGGGGGCCGGAGTCCCTGCCCTGCGGTAGATGGCTGTCCCGGCTGCACCGGTCGCAGGGTGCCTGGAGGGCGGGCCGCCGACGGCGAAGCCAAACCCGGGGGCCCCGGGCCGTCGGCGCCCACCCGGTCTATGGGTCCGGGGTGCCCGCGAAGCAGAGCCAGACCGCGAGCACCAGCAGCGCGGGGAGCACAGCCAGCAGCACACCCCTGCGGGTGACACGGAAGACGAGTAGTCCGGCTCGCACGGCAGGGGCCTGGCGTCGATGCCTCATGCGCCCCCCTCTGAGTGGGCCTTCCGCGTGGCCTCCTCGTAGGCGCGCAGCAGCTGCTCGCCGGTCTCGCAGCTACCGCCGGGCGTGCGGCAGGACAGGCAGCCCGCGGCGTGCTCGATGGCCTCGCGCCATGCGGTCTCGGCGGTCGGGTCGGTGGAGGTCTCCGCCTCGGCGGGGTCAGGTTCCGAGGTGTCCTGCCGGGCGGGGGTGGCGCCGCAGGTGGGGGCGCAGGCCCACACCTCGCAGGCCACACGGGTAGAGCCGCGATTGACAGTCACGGTTCCCATCGGCCGACTGGGCGCGTCGATCAGGCGCAGGCCGCAAAGGACGCAGTCCCAGCCTCCGGTCTGGGCGTGGGTGAGCGTGTCGGGGTCCACCAGGGCCGAGACGGTCGCCTGCTCGGGGGCCGTCATCGCATCCGCCTGACGGGTACGTAGCGGGTCATCAAGGTGCCGCGGTCGAACGGGTCGCGCTGGGGCGGGAAGCTGCCGGCGCATTTCCCGGGGCAGGCGTAGATGGTGCGGCCTCCGGCGCTCGCGCTGTGCTCGACCGCGACCGCGACCGGCTGGCTGGTGGTCGTCTGGCAGGAGGCGCATACCCGGGGCGTCACCGGGCGCCTTTCTGATCGTCGTTGGGCTCGGCGAGCAGGGCGCAGATCAGCGCCTTGTACAGCGGCCGCGGGTCGGTCAGCCAGCCGTCGCGGATGAAGGGGACTCGCCAGTGCGAGCCGGGCCGGGCCAGCCGATCCACCGAGGGAACGCCCAGGTAGGTCGCGGCGCCCTCGGTTTCGCCGAGGACGCTGACCCTGTGCAGGTTCCAGGAGTCTGCGGAGCGGGGTTTGATCAGCCAGTAGAGGGTGTTGCAGCGGTCCTTGATGACGGCCCCGGACTGCGCGCCGAGGATGTCCAGGGCGTACTCGCCG
This genomic interval from Streptomyces asiaticus contains the following:
- the tgmA gene encoding putative ATP-grasp-modified RiPP, whose protein sequence is MTLTMDRTQTARPFGLTKAVPVADETLTLPALRLCPERQISVTAAGAPFINEPSMKTQMTTTTQTREDSQLATDTENDTD